A window of Pirellulales bacterium contains these coding sequences:
- a CDS encoding protein kinase produces MPKSSDDRNLLFGILALQMDFINREQLVAAMNAWVLTKEKPLGQILGDQQALSAERRMLLEALVGEHLKLHGNDPEKSLAAVSSAGAVRGDLQKINDPGLQASLMRMPTAAAPDPYVTVAQTVGAATSSGSRFRIVRPYARGGLGEVFVAQDEELHREVVVKQIQMRHADEQDSRIRFVQEAEITGGLEHPGIVPVYGLGSYADGRPYYAMRFIRGDSLKDAIERFHSMAAKKRSAADRSLELRGLLGRFIDVCDAIEYAHSRGVLHRDLKPGNIMLGKYGETLVVDWGLAKAVDRPELVSTLGESALKPSRASGSAPTQIGSAVGTPQFMSPEQASGRLDQLGAASDVYSLGATLYSLLTGKAAFEDTDLGLVLRKVERGEFPRPSEINKETPPPLEAICLKAMSLANADRYATPRALADELEHWLADEPVVAYREPAGERLARWTRRNRAWAQSIAAAVLLVAVVAVIASLLIARSWREDAAARIEADRGFREARDAVNDYFTQVSENKLLNVPGLQPLRKDLLESALRYYEEFLKEHAGDPTLHSDVALTWYRVGRIEEEIDKNADAAGDLEKAEVIQEEIAKRSSDPAAKAALADTYNALGDLAQQTVKLDDARRWFQQARDLRTQLVDANPADAQLRRKLANSNNNLAVIDGRLGNAIQAKQEYALANDERQKLVAEHPVETLFRRDLAQGRYDLGVLLMGYEKELPTSLDLLRQAAVDFEKLSQEDQRNIKIRGDLAATYRVAGDVEARMGKSAAAMADYEKARQVAEPLARGNPLLSQLQFNVAAIYIHVGELKLRTSDWAEALNQFNRSRGILEQLAVDDPSVALYRAELARCLGKIAAIQQKTGRLADAQSTLDAVRADWQRLVDESPETLDYQSLLGTVQDELAASLWHAGKKQEALALASDATAHLRAAFDKSPNNADYRIALSNNYEDLATFKRNSGKLLEAAALSQERRKLWPRNPTKLYDVAGELALAATAGGSGSSQPAANPSSDQRAIEQQAIEVLQEAVAAGFNKFDAMKADSRFQILAQQPAFKQLLEQGASTASK; encoded by the coding sequence ATGCCAAAATCCAGCGACGACCGGAACCTTCTATTCGGCATCTTGGCATTGCAAATGGACTTCATCAACCGCGAGCAGCTCGTCGCGGCAATGAATGCCTGGGTGCTGACTAAAGAAAAGCCGCTGGGCCAGATTCTCGGCGACCAGCAAGCGTTGAGCGCCGAACGGCGGATGCTGCTCGAGGCGCTCGTCGGCGAGCACCTCAAGCTGCACGGCAACGATCCGGAAAAGAGCCTCGCCGCGGTTAGCTCGGCCGGCGCGGTCAGAGGCGATTTGCAGAAGATCAACGATCCCGGATTGCAAGCCAGCCTGATGCGGATGCCGACGGCCGCGGCCCCCGATCCGTATGTAACGGTGGCCCAGACCGTCGGCGCCGCCACCTCGAGCGGTTCGCGGTTTCGCATCGTGCGGCCTTACGCCCGCGGCGGCTTGGGAGAGGTGTTCGTCGCGCAGGACGAAGAGTTGCACCGCGAAGTCGTCGTCAAGCAGATTCAGATGCGGCATGCCGACGAGCAGGACAGCCGAATCCGTTTCGTTCAAGAAGCCGAGATCACCGGCGGATTGGAGCATCCGGGGATCGTGCCAGTCTACGGGCTAGGATCGTACGCCGACGGCCGGCCATACTACGCGATGCGGTTCATTCGGGGCGACAGCCTCAAGGACGCCATCGAGCGCTTTCATTCCATGGCGGCGAAGAAGCGCAGCGCCGCCGATCGGAGCCTGGAGCTGCGCGGGCTGCTCGGGCGATTCATCGACGTTTGCGACGCGATCGAGTATGCCCACAGCCGCGGCGTTCTGCATCGCGACCTCAAGCCGGGCAACATCATGCTCGGCAAATACGGCGAAACCCTGGTGGTCGATTGGGGCTTGGCCAAGGCCGTCGATCGGCCCGAGCTGGTTTCCACGCTCGGCGAATCGGCGCTCAAACCTTCGAGGGCGAGCGGATCGGCGCCGACGCAGATCGGCTCCGCCGTCGGCACGCCGCAGTTCATGAGCCCCGAACAAGCCTCGGGCCGGCTGGACCAGCTCGGCGCGGCGAGCGACGTCTATAGTCTCGGGGCAACGCTTTATTCGCTGTTGACGGGCAAGGCGGCCTTCGAGGATACCGACCTGGGGTTGGTGCTCCGCAAAGTGGAACGCGGCGAGTTTCCCAGGCCGAGCGAGATCAACAAGGAAACCCCGCCGCCGCTGGAAGCGATCTGTTTGAAGGCCATGTCGCTGGCCAATGCCGATCGCTATGCAACGCCGCGGGCCTTGGCCGACGAACTCGAGCACTGGCTGGCGGACGAGCCGGTTGTTGCTTATCGCGAGCCGGCGGGCGAGCGGCTTGCTCGCTGGACGCGGCGGAATCGAGCCTGGGCACAGTCGATCGCCGCGGCGGTGCTGCTGGTGGCCGTCGTGGCGGTGATCGCGAGTTTGCTGATCGCCCGCTCGTGGCGCGAGGACGCAGCGGCGCGGATCGAGGCGGACCGGGGTTTCCGCGAAGCTCGAGACGCGGTGAACGACTATTTCACGCAAGTTAGCGAAAACAAGCTGCTCAACGTGCCCGGTTTGCAGCCGCTCCGCAAGGATTTGCTCGAATCGGCTCTGCGGTATTACGAAGAGTTTCTTAAGGAGCATGCCGGCGATCCGACGCTTCACAGCGATGTGGCGCTCACGTGGTATCGCGTTGGGAGAATCGAAGAGGAGATCGACAAGAACGCGGATGCGGCGGGCGATCTTGAAAAGGCCGAGGTAATTCAAGAAGAAATCGCCAAGCGTTCGTCCGATCCCGCGGCGAAGGCGGCTTTGGCCGACACTTACAATGCGCTCGGCGATTTGGCGCAGCAGACGGTAAAGCTTGATGACGCCCGGCGGTGGTTTCAGCAAGCCCGAGATTTGCGCACGCAACTCGTCGATGCGAATCCGGCGGACGCTCAATTGCGCCGCAAATTGGCCAATTCGAATAACAATCTGGCGGTGATCGATGGGCGGCTCGGCAACGCGATCCAGGCCAAGCAAGAATATGCGCTTGCAAACGACGAGCGGCAAAAGCTAGTCGCCGAGCATCCAGTCGAGACGCTGTTCCGGCGCGATTTAGCGCAAGGGCGATACGACCTCGGCGTGCTGCTCATGGGCTATGAGAAGGAGCTGCCAACCTCGCTCGATTTGCTGCGCCAGGCAGCGGTTGATTTCGAAAAACTGTCACAAGAGGATCAGCGGAATATCAAAATCCGTGGCGACTTGGCGGCGACCTACCGGGTGGCCGGTGACGTTGAGGCCAGGATGGGAAAATCGGCCGCTGCGATGGCCGACTACGAAAAGGCGCGGCAAGTCGCCGAGCCGCTGGCCCGCGGCAACCCGCTGCTTTCTCAATTGCAATTCAATGTGGCTGCGATCTACATACACGTCGGCGAATTGAAACTTCGTACGTCGGACTGGGCCGAGGCCCTCAACCAATTCAATCGAAGCCGTGGCATTCTGGAGCAGTTGGCCGTCGATGATCCGAGCGTCGCGCTCTACCGGGCCGAGTTGGCGCGCTGCTTGGGAAAGATCGCCGCGATTCAGCAGAAGACTGGCCGCCTTGCCGACGCCCAATCGACTCTGGATGCCGTCCGTGCGGATTGGCAGCGGCTCGTGGACGAATCGCCGGAAACCCTCGACTATCAAAGCTTGCTTGGGACAGTGCAGGACGAATTGGCCGCTTCGCTCTGGCACGCCGGCAAGAAACAGGAGGCGCTCGCCCTGGCGAGCGACGCCACTGCGCATCTGCGAGCGGCATTTGACAAATCGCCGAACAACGCCGACTATCGAATCGCTCTGAGCAACAACTACGAGGATCTGGCCACATTCAAGCGCAATTCGGGCAAACTGCTCGAAGCTGCGGCGCTTTCTCAAGAGCGCCGCAAGCTCTGGCCGAGAAACCCTACTAAACTCTACGACGTAGCCGGCGAACTGGCCCTCGCCGCGACGGCCGGCGGCAGCGGCTCGAGCCAGCCGGCGGCAAACCCATCGAGCGACCAACGAGCGATCGAGCAGCAAGCCATCGAAGTGCTCCAGGAAGCCGTTGCCGCGGGGTTCAACAAATTCGACGCAATGAAGGCCGATTCTCGCTTTCAGATCCTTGCCCAACAGCCAGCCTTCAAACAGTTGCTGGAACAGGGCGCGTCGACGGCGTCAAAGTGA
- a CDS encoding adenylate/guanylate cyclase domain-containing protein: MGPTFRIQVFRKQRLAFAGEVEGPVEMGRQQRPEEPLFVEQPAPAGRRIAIARLDESTISRAHLRLELLAADRFRATNLSSRNVIVVDDGQTLGPAKSGEFQMPALLTIADAGVRVEPAIAAEPEFEMLARPTLLPSRSSSRSVGPTPFHRIDGAAEGLAMRGLLGEPAAAPRTILPLPTQTPESVIVWLQTVIDVLQSAASSTDFFDRAAAAVVELVGLDSGCVLQADGEHWRVTSQCVGPRLPGAANELRPSARILARMKQEKRTFWHAPSTSGPLPNVQSLADVQAVVVAPILDPSGGVIGALYGDRRLGRAAEAAASISKLEAMIVETLACGVAAGLSRLDQEQKALSARVQFEQFFTPELAHQLTVEPDLLKGRDAEVTLLFCDIRGFSRISDRLGPTATVEWIGDVLGALSDCVIGHRGVLVDYMGDELMAMWGAPLLQPEHAQLACRAALEMWQALPELNERWESKIGERFGVGIGINTGVARVGNTGSHRKFKYGPLGSTVNVASRVQGATKYLKSGVIVTAATQSRLGSDFCTRRLCNVRVVNIAEPIELYELRADSDPGWRAICKQYEQALRQFEGQDFQAAAATLGRLVTEHSDDGPALVLLSRTVNLLVDPDVEFDKAWELPGK; the protein is encoded by the coding sequence TTGGGACCAACGTTCAGAATCCAGGTTTTCCGCAAGCAGCGATTGGCGTTTGCCGGCGAGGTAGAGGGGCCCGTCGAGATGGGACGTCAGCAGCGTCCGGAGGAGCCGCTGTTCGTCGAGCAGCCCGCGCCGGCGGGGCGGCGGATCGCGATCGCGCGGCTCGACGAAAGCACGATTTCGCGGGCCCATCTGCGGCTCGAGCTGCTCGCCGCCGATCGATTTCGGGCAACCAATCTGAGCTCCCGAAATGTGATCGTGGTCGACGACGGGCAGACGCTCGGCCCGGCCAAGAGCGGCGAGTTTCAGATGCCGGCCCTGCTGACGATCGCCGATGCCGGCGTTCGCGTCGAGCCGGCGATCGCCGCGGAGCCTGAGTTCGAGATGCTGGCGCGCCCCACGCTCTTGCCGAGCCGCAGCTCGTCGCGATCGGTGGGACCAACTCCCTTCCATCGCATCGATGGCGCGGCCGAAGGACTTGCGATGCGCGGGCTTTTGGGCGAACCCGCAGCCGCGCCCCGCACCATCCTGCCGCTCCCCACGCAAACCCCCGAATCGGTCATTGTTTGGCTGCAAACCGTGATCGACGTGCTGCAAAGCGCGGCCAGCTCGACCGATTTCTTCGACCGCGCGGCGGCGGCGGTGGTGGAACTGGTCGGGCTCGATTCGGGCTGCGTCTTGCAGGCAGACGGCGAGCATTGGCGAGTGACGTCACAGTGCGTCGGCCCGCGGCTGCCCGGCGCGGCGAATGAACTGCGGCCCAGCGCACGGATCCTGGCCCGGATGAAGCAAGAGAAACGGACGTTCTGGCATGCGCCGTCGACGTCCGGCCCGCTGCCGAACGTGCAAAGTCTGGCGGACGTTCAGGCGGTGGTCGTCGCCCCGATCCTCGATCCGAGCGGCGGTGTGATCGGCGCGCTCTATGGCGATCGGCGGCTCGGCCGCGCTGCCGAGGCGGCGGCGTCGATCAGTAAGCTCGAAGCGATGATCGTCGAAACGCTGGCCTGCGGAGTTGCGGCCGGGCTATCGCGCTTGGATCAGGAGCAGAAGGCGCTCTCGGCCCGAGTGCAGTTCGAGCAGTTCTTCACGCCCGAGTTGGCCCATCAACTCACAGTCGAGCCGGACTTGCTGAAAGGGCGCGACGCCGAGGTGACGTTGCTGTTCTGCGATATCCGCGGCTTCAGCCGGATCAGCGACCGCCTCGGCCCCACGGCCACCGTCGAGTGGATCGGCGACGTGCTGGGGGCGCTCTCGGATTGCGTCATTGGGCACCGCGGCGTGCTCGTCGATTACATGGGAGATGAATTGATGGCGATGTGGGGCGCGCCGCTGCTCCAGCCGGAGCACGCCCAGCTCGCTTGCCGCGCGGCGCTCGAAATGTGGCAGGCGCTGCCCGAATTGAATGAGCGCTGGGAATCGAAGATCGGCGAGCGGTTTGGCGTGGGGATCGGCATCAATACTGGCGTGGCGCGGGTCGGCAACACCGGCTCGCATCGCAAGTTCAAATACGGCCCGCTCGGCTCGACCGTGAATGTGGCCAGCCGCGTCCAAGGAGCGACGAAGTATTTGAAATCGGGGGTGATCGTCACGGCAGCGACGCAGAGCCGCCTGGGCAGCGATTTCTGCACGCGCCGACTCTGCAATGTGCGCGTGGTCAACATTGCCGAACCGATTGAACTTTACGAGCTGAGGGCCGACTCCGACCCCGGCTGGAGGGCGATCTGCAAGCAATACGAGCAAGCCCTCCGCCAATTCGAAGGCCAGGACTTTCAGGCGGCAGCGGCCACGCTGGGGCGGCTCGTTACCGAGCATTCCGACGATGGTCCCGCGCTCGTGCTTCTTTCACGAACCGTCAACCTGTTGGTCGATCCCGACGTAGAATTCGACAAGGCCTGGGAGTTGCCGGGCAAGTGA
- a CDS encoding nitrilase-related carbon-nitrogen hydrolase translates to MNSCDRFYAAACQIDLPNPKSRDEIPPRVRRMIEMLDHAVLGYEPFFPVRLVVFPEFAHAAPIYETVAELHDRLALPIPNDFTDMYRGKARQRGIFIQTGTFLESDSRWPGHVFNTTCLIGPDGILAKYRKVHPWIPWEVHTSPHDLPDYDEPMYPVAETEIGRIGAAICYDWLFPEAIRQLALGGAEVLVRVSAYMDPWGAAAPMDWWTIVNRVRALENLAFVVAANQGARYENYPPFSWPGGSMIVDFDGRILAQAEPGPGDRIVVGPIDLATLRAARRDRRGHNMPTHLRTETYTGYQKSVYLPASKRVL, encoded by the coding sequence ATGAACTCGTGCGACCGATTCTACGCCGCGGCCTGTCAGATCGACCTGCCGAACCCCAAATCGCGAGATGAGATTCCGCCGCGCGTGCGGCGGATGATCGAGATGCTCGATCATGCGGTGCTGGGATATGAGCCGTTCTTCCCGGTGCGGTTGGTCGTGTTTCCGGAATTCGCGCATGCCGCGCCGATTTATGAGACTGTCGCCGAGCTGCACGATCGCTTGGCGCTGCCGATCCCCAACGACTTCACCGACATGTATCGCGGCAAGGCCCGGCAGCGCGGCATCTTCATTCAGACCGGCACGTTTCTGGAGTCCGACTCGCGCTGGCCGGGGCATGTTTTCAACACGACTTGCTTGATCGGTCCCGACGGCATACTGGCCAAATATCGCAAGGTGCATCCGTGGATTCCATGGGAAGTGCATACCAGCCCGCACGATCTGCCAGACTACGACGAGCCGATGTATCCGGTCGCCGAGACGGAAATCGGGCGGATCGGCGCCGCGATCTGCTACGACTGGCTCTTTCCGGAGGCGATCCGACAGCTCGCGCTCGGCGGGGCGGAGGTGCTCGTGCGGGTGTCGGCCTACATGGACCCCTGGGGCGCGGCCGCGCCGATGGATTGGTGGACGATCGTCAATCGCGTGCGGGCGCTGGAGAATCTGGCGTTCGTCGTGGCGGCCAACCAGGGTGCGCGATACGAGAACTATCCGCCCTTCAGTTGGCCGGGCGGGAGCATGATCGTCGATTTCGACGGGCGGATTCTCGCACAAGCGGAGCCGGGGCCCGGCGACCGGATCGTCGTCGGCCCGATCGATCTGGCGACGCTCCGCGCCGCGCGCCGCGACCGCCGCGGCCACAACATGCCGACTCATCTTCGGACGGAAACCTACACGGGCTATCAGAAGTCAGTCTATCTGCCGGCCTCGAAACGCGTGTTGTAG